In Vespula vulgaris chromosome 19, iyVesVulg1.1, whole genome shotgun sequence, a single genomic region encodes these proteins:
- the LOC127070658 gene encoding zinc transporter 2 isoform X5, giving the protein MDYQQNSSILPEDHCHRERNGEVDKKARKKLLLASGLCVLFMIAEIIGGVLSNSLAIATDAAHLLTDFASFMISLFSIWVAGRPATRKMPFGWYRAEVIGALTSVLLIWVVTGILFYLAVERIINKDFQLDVTVMLITSAVGVGVNLVMGLSLHQHGHSHGGHSHHEQDDHKTKKITDEEKISHKDEHDRKNINVRAAFIHVIGDFIQSIGVFIAALVIYFKPTWTIVDPICTFLFSILVMLTTVAIIKDVMNVLMEGMPKGFDYSQVENTFMQIEGVVKVHNLRIWALSLDKTALSAHLAIKPGTSPQNILRTATRNIHESYNFFEMTLQIEEFNERMENCEQCKALSQ; this is encoded by the exons ATGGATTATCAACAAAATTCATCGA TTTTACCAGAGGATCATTGTcatcgagaaagaaatgggGAAGTTGATAAGAAAGCTCGGAAAAAGCTTTTACTTGCGAGTGGTCTTTGTGTTCTCTTCATGATAGCTGAAATAATtg GTGGTGTTCTCTCAAACAGTTTGGCCATAGCTACAGACGCAGCACACTTGCTAACTGATTTCGCATCATTCATGATTTCTCTATTCTCAATCTGGGTCGCAGGAAGGCCTGCAACAAGGAAAATGCCATTCGGTTGGTATCGTGCGGAA GTGATCGGTGCATTAACGTCGGTACTATTGATATGGGTTGTCACAGGGATTCTATTCTATCTTGCTGTAGAGAGAATAATTAACAAGGATTTCCAGTTAGACGTCACGGTGATGTTAATTACCTCTGCGGTTGGTGTTGGGGTAAATCTAGT AATGGGGCTAAGTTTGCATCAACATGGTCATAGTCATGGTGGACATAGTCATCACGAACAAGATGAtcataaaacgaaaaagattacGGACGAAGAGAAGATATCTCACAAGGATGAAcacgatagaaaaaatattaacgttcGCGCTGCATTTATACATGTCATAGGCGATTTTATTCAAAGTATAGGCGTTTTTATCGCGGcattagttatttattttaaa ccAACATGGACCATAGTTGATCCTATCTGTACGTTCCTATTTTCAATATTAGTCATGCTCACGACAGTGGCAATCATCAAAGACGTTATGAACGTCCTCATGGAAGGAATGCCTAAAGGATTTGATTATTCTCAAGTAGAGAATACTTTCATGCAAATAGAAGGCGTTGTGAAAGTACATAATTTGAGGATTTGGGCTCTTTCACTCGACAAAACCGCTTTGTCAGCGCATTTAGCGATCA AACCTGGTACCAGCccacaaaatattttacgtacGGCCACGAGAAACATTCACGAAAGTTACAATTTCTTTGAGATGACGTTACAAATAGAAGAGTTCAACGAACGAATGGAAAATTGTGAACAGTGCAAAGCTTTATCACAATGA
- the LOC127070637 gene encoding WD repeat-containing protein 35, which translates to MFVYLSKKIAIPNNFRLNCIAWNQKEGYIAVGGEDGLLKVLRVESVMGNNNMNGKSRNLTAASNLTMNQTLEGHNGHVQVVTWNEEHQKLTSSDQNGVIIVWMMYKGSWYEEMINNRNKSVVKSMAWSQDGQKICIVYEDGAVIVGSVDGNRIWGKELKNVSLCSVQWSPDGKLLLFGLKNGELHLYDNQGIFLTKLNTIQQIPGQLQVIVTLQWYNGRNGYIAVDCPTLAICYQSGKILLIKDTNDDNPVIVETGMTAAWCCWNSHGSILAVTGMMPFLTNGETKDVNAIQFYTQFGEHMRTLKIPGREVTACAWEGGSLRVALSVDSHIYFANIRPDYKWTYFSNTVVFTNEKISKDGICVTFWNTSNNTCCTKFVRTLISIASYGEHCVLAVKNDPTQGSEQFALLVCNTIATPIDTKFLDMEPLYVTITSNIVIAASKNNFVLWTFRTPRNSALLAGKLRKEKLYHVDDTPTGITEVIQDLDRDRSFESPTSTKATMDPISCICATEKLFLVGRESGMIQRYSLPQVTLMNRYNTSCRLYKMAINCDSTRVSIMDTSGVLTMLDLDTHKGSDSLNTKIGDDVSKFERKDVWGMRWAQDNPLLLAIMEKTRMYVLRGLDPEEPISCYGYICSFQDLEIRCVLLDDLIERPDEIKNDLIIDLEVKSLRDTRELLAKVGLKEANNFIQDNPHPRLWRLLAESALKVLDLETAENAMVRCTDYLGIQFIKRLRNVHNDQLKKAEVAAFLGNYDEAEKLYLDMDRRDLAITLRQKLGDYFRVVQLMKMGIGGSDKQMEHAFNKIGDSFAERQNWEGAREYYEKGRNLEKLIQCYYKLEDFIQLAGTVDQLPDKSPVLKTVARMLASVGMCSQAVAAYIKYGDVKLAVDTCVRLNHWDQAIDLAKTYKMAQIGELLNKYANHLLSNGKRLQAIELYKKANYYLEAAKLLIKLAEEQAKIRTNPLRVKKIYVLAALLIEDHINSVPTIKGGRSNVVMGLTESNEDTKIIENAWRGAEAYHFLLLAHRQIYDGNFDASMKTALRLREYEDILELEDIYCLLALSSAVNHAFATCSKAFIKLEAFEAITDSKREEYEELAVNIFTKYSPKDTRNVKAECVNCETLIPDWCVVCPNCMSRFPPCIVSGKPLMDLSNAWICTVCRHHVATERDVVNINACPLCHSTITYM; encoded by the coding sequence atgtttgTCTATCTAAGCAAAAAAATAGCAATACcaaataattttcgtttgaATTGTATAGCATGGAATCAAAAAGAAGGTTATATCGCTGTAGGTGGAGAGGATGGTCTTTTGAAGGTATTACGAGTTGAATCTGTCAtgggaaataataatatgaatggAAAATCTCGTAATTTGACTGCAGCTAGTAACCTCACTATGAATCAAACTTTAGAAGGTCATAACGGACACGTACAAGTAGTTACTTGGAACGAAGAACATCAAAAGCTTACATCAAGCGATCAAAATGGTGTTATTATCGTTTGGATGATGTATAAAGGTTCTTGGTACGaggaaatgataaataatcgtaataaatctGTTGTAAAAAGTATGGCATGGAGTCAAGATGGTCAAAAGATATGTATAGTATATGAAGACGGCGCTGTAATTGTTGGTTCTGTCGATGGCAATAGAATATGGGGAAAGGAATTGAAGAATGTTTCTTTATGCAGCGTGCAATGGTCGCCCGATGGAAAATTACTTTTGTTTGGCTTAAAGAATGGAGAACTTCACTTGTATGACAATCAAGGCATATTTTTAACTAAGCTAAATACAATACAGCAAATCCCTGGGCAATTGCAAGTAATAGTTACGTTGCAGTGGTATAATGGGAGAAATGGATATATCGCTGTAGACTGTCCTACTTTAGCTATTTGTTATCAAAGCggcaaaatattattaataaaagatactAACGATGACAATCCGGTTATCGTAGAAACTGGCATGACAGCTGCATGGTGTTGTTGGAATAGTCACGGTTCTATATTAGCTGTGACCGGTATGATGCCATTTTTAACTAATGGAGAAACAAAGGATGTAAATGCTATTCAATTTTATACTCAATTTGGGGAACATATGAGAACTTTAAAAATACCTGGTAGAGAAGTAACGGCATGCGCGTGGGAAGGAGGATCATTGAGAGTAGCTTTGTCTGTCGATTCTCACATATATTTTGCAAATATACGTCCAGATTATAAATGGACTTACTTCAGTAATACCGTTGTatttacaaatgaaaaaataagtaagGATGGCATATGCGTTACGTTCTGGAATACTAGTAATAATACTTGCTGCACTAAATTTGTACGTACTTTAATTTCTATAGCTTCCTACGGAGAACATTGTGTTCTAGCAGTAAAGAATGATCCGACGCAAGGATCTGAACAATTTGCATTATTAGTTTGCAATACTATAGCCACACCAATAGATACTAAATTTTTAGATATGGAGCCTTTGTATGTGACTATCACCAGTAATATTGTTATTGCAgcttcaaaaaataattttgtacttTGGACTTTTCGTACACCTCGTAATTCAGCATTGCTTGCTGGAAaattacgaaaggaaaaaCTTTATCACGTGGATGATACTCCAACCGGAATAACAGAAGTTATACAGGATTTGGATAGAGATAGATCTTTCGAATCACCTACAAGTACCAAAGCTACGATGGATCCAATTTCTTGCATTTGTGCAACTGAAAAGTTATTCCTTGTTGGAAGAGAATCGGGAATGATACAACGTTACTCTCTACCGCAAGTTACTCTTATGAATCGATACAATACATCTTGCAGACTTTACAAAATGGCTATTAATTGCGATTCAACTCGTGTTTCTATCATGGATACGTCTGGGGTTCTTACCATGTTGGATTTAGATACACACAAAGGTTCTGATTCTTTAAATACGAAAATAGGAGATGATGTAagtaaatttgaaagaaaagatgtgTGGGGAATGCGTTGGGCTCAAGACAATCCTCTATTACTTGCAATTATGGAAAAAACAAGAATGTATGTATTAAGAGGATTAGATCCCGAAGAACCGATATCTTGTTATGGATATATTTGCTCTTTCCAAGATTTAGAAATACGATGTGTTTTATTGGATGATCTAATAGAAAGACcagacgaaataaaaaatgatttaataatagatttgGAAGTAAAATCGTTAAGAGATACAAGAGAGCTATTAGCCAAGGTAGGATTGAAAGAagctaataattttattcaggATAATCCACATCCTCGATTATGGAGATTATTAGCTGAGTCAGCGTTAAAGGTGTTAGATCTAGAAACTGCAGAGAATGCGATGGTTCGTTGTACGGATTACTTGGGTATACAATTTATCAAACGTTTAAGGAACGTTCATAACGATCAGTTAAAAAAAGCAGAAGTGGCAGCATTTCTTGGGAATTATGACGAAGCTGAGAAATTATATTTGGACATGGATAGAAGAGATCTTGCTATAACGTTGCGTCAAAAACTGGGAGATTATTTTCGCGTCGTTCAATTAATGAAAATGGGTATTGGTGGATCCGACAAGCAAATGGAGCATGCCTTCAATAAAATAGGAGATTCTTTTGCGGAAAGACAAAATTGGGAAGGAGCTAGAGAATATTACGAGAAGGGACGCAATTTAGAGAAACTTATTCAATGTTATTACAAACTCGAAGACTTTATACAGCTGGCAGGAACAGTGGATCAATTACCCGACAAAAGTCCAGTATTAAAAACCGTAGCAAGAATGTTAGCTTCTGTAGGTATGTGTTCGCAAGCAGTAGCAGCTTATATCAAATATGGTGATGTCAAATTGGCAGTGGACACGTGCGTGCGTCTTAATCATTGGGACCAAGCTATCGATTTAGCAAAAACTTACAAAATGGCACAGATTGGCGAACTTCTTAATAAATATGCTAATCATCTTTTATCAAACGGTAAAAGATTGCAAGCGATagagttatataaaaaagcaaattaTTACTTGGAAGCTGcgaaattattgataaaactTGCGGAAGAACAAGCTAAAATCAGGACAAACCCATTGAgagttaaaaagatatatgttcTCGCTGCCTTATTGATAGAGGATCATATTAATAGCGTACCAACGATAAAGGGAGGACGTAGCAACGTCGTAATGGGTTTAACAGAAAGCAACGAGGATAccaaaataatagaaaatgcTTGGCGTGGTGCTGAAgcatatcattttcttttattggcACATAGACAAATATACGATGGTAATTTCGATGCCTCCATGAAAACTGCTTTAAGACTTAGAGAATACGAGGACATTTTGGAACTGGAAGATATTTATTGTCTACTTGCGTTATCGAGCGCTGTTAATCATGCCTTTGCTACATGTTCCAAAGCGTTTATTAAATTGGAAGCTTTTGAAGCTATTACAGactcgaaaagagaagaatacgAGGAACTCGCCGTAAATATCTTTACGAAATACAGTCCAAAGGACACGCGTAATGTAAAAGCCGAATGCGTAAATTGTGAGACGTTAATACCTGATTGGTGTGTCGTATGTCCGAATTGTATGTCTAGATTTCCGCCTTGTATAGTCTCTGGTAAACCTTTGATGGATCTCAGTAATGCTTGGATTTGCACCGTCTGTAGACATCATGTAGCAACGGAACGTGATGTCGTTAATATTAATGCTTGCCCATTGTGTCATAGTACGATCACGTATATGTAG
- the LOC127070658 gene encoding zinc transporter 2 isoform X4, producing the protein MDNEKIKLFKDKAIYGYGTSIPPNNNESEEDISSKKVIFCVHGKLSGCCTVVKGIDENVTMDYQQNSSILPEDHCHRERNGEVDKKARKKLLLASGLCVLFMIAEIIGGVLSNSLAIATDAAHLLTDFASFMISLFSIWVAGRPATRKMPFGWYRAEVIGALTSVLLIWVVTGILFYLAVERIINKDFQLDVTVMLITSAVGVGVNLVMGLSLHQHGHSHGGHSHHEQDDHKTKKITDEEKISHKDEHDRKNINVRAAFIHVIGDFIQSIGVFIAALVIYFKPTWTIVDPICTFLFSILVMLTTVAIIKDVMNVLMEGMPKGFDYSQVENTFMQIEGVVKVHNLRIWALSLDKTALSAHLAIKPGTSPQNILRTATRNIHESYNFFEMTLQIEEFNERMENCEQCKALSQ; encoded by the exons GTTTAAAGATAAAGCTATCTATGGTTATGGAACAAGCATACCtcctaataataatgaatccGAAGAGGATATATCATCGAAGAAAGTGATATTTTGCGTTCATGGAAAATTATCGGGTTGTTGTACCGTTGTTAAAGGAATCGATGAAAATGTAACGATGGATTATCAACAAAATTCATCGA TTTTACCAGAGGATCATTGTcatcgagaaagaaatgggGAAGTTGATAAGAAAGCTCGGAAAAAGCTTTTACTTGCGAGTGGTCTTTGTGTTCTCTTCATGATAGCTGAAATAATtg GTGGTGTTCTCTCAAACAGTTTGGCCATAGCTACAGACGCAGCACACTTGCTAACTGATTTCGCATCATTCATGATTTCTCTATTCTCAATCTGGGTCGCAGGAAGGCCTGCAACAAGGAAAATGCCATTCGGTTGGTATCGTGCGGAA GTGATCGGTGCATTAACGTCGGTACTATTGATATGGGTTGTCACAGGGATTCTATTCTATCTTGCTGTAGAGAGAATAATTAACAAGGATTTCCAGTTAGACGTCACGGTGATGTTAATTACCTCTGCGGTTGGTGTTGGGGTAAATCTAGT AATGGGGCTAAGTTTGCATCAACATGGTCATAGTCATGGTGGACATAGTCATCACGAACAAGATGAtcataaaacgaaaaagattacGGACGAAGAGAAGATATCTCACAAGGATGAAcacgatagaaaaaatattaacgttcGCGCTGCATTTATACATGTCATAGGCGATTTTATTCAAAGTATAGGCGTTTTTATCGCGGcattagttatttattttaaa ccAACATGGACCATAGTTGATCCTATCTGTACGTTCCTATTTTCAATATTAGTCATGCTCACGACAGTGGCAATCATCAAAGACGTTATGAACGTCCTCATGGAAGGAATGCCTAAAGGATTTGATTATTCTCAAGTAGAGAATACTTTCATGCAAATAGAAGGCGTTGTGAAAGTACATAATTTGAGGATTTGGGCTCTTTCACTCGACAAAACCGCTTTGTCAGCGCATTTAGCGATCA AACCTGGTACCAGCccacaaaatattttacgtacGGCCACGAGAAACATTCACGAAAGTTACAATTTCTTTGAGATGACGTTACAAATAGAAGAGTTCAACGAACGAATGGAAAATTGTGAACAGTGCAAAGCTTTATCACAATGA
- the LOC127070658 gene encoding zinc transporter 2 isoform X3, which translates to MENSVISNENDAFKDKAIYGYGTSIPPNNNESEEDISSKKVIFCVHGKLSGCCTVVKGIDENVTMDYQQNSSILPEDHCHRERNGEVDKKARKKLLLASGLCVLFMIAEIIGGVLSNSLAIATDAAHLLTDFASFMISLFSIWVAGRPATRKMPFGWYRAEVIGALTSVLLIWVVTGILFYLAVERIINKDFQLDVTVMLITSAVGVGVNLVMGLSLHQHGHSHGGHSHHEQDDHKTKKITDEEKISHKDEHDRKNINVRAAFIHVIGDFIQSIGVFIAALVIYFKPTWTIVDPICTFLFSILVMLTTVAIIKDVMNVLMEGMPKGFDYSQVENTFMQIEGVVKVHNLRIWALSLDKTALSAHLAIKPGTSPQNILRTATRNIHESYNFFEMTLQIEEFNERMENCEQCKALSQ; encoded by the exons GTTTAAAGATAAAGCTATCTATGGTTATGGAACAAGCATACCtcctaataataatgaatccGAAGAGGATATATCATCGAAGAAAGTGATATTTTGCGTTCATGGAAAATTATCGGGTTGTTGTACCGTTGTTAAAGGAATCGATGAAAATGTAACGATGGATTATCAACAAAATTCATCGA TTTTACCAGAGGATCATTGTcatcgagaaagaaatgggGAAGTTGATAAGAAAGCTCGGAAAAAGCTTTTACTTGCGAGTGGTCTTTGTGTTCTCTTCATGATAGCTGAAATAATtg GTGGTGTTCTCTCAAACAGTTTGGCCATAGCTACAGACGCAGCACACTTGCTAACTGATTTCGCATCATTCATGATTTCTCTATTCTCAATCTGGGTCGCAGGAAGGCCTGCAACAAGGAAAATGCCATTCGGTTGGTATCGTGCGGAA GTGATCGGTGCATTAACGTCGGTACTATTGATATGGGTTGTCACAGGGATTCTATTCTATCTTGCTGTAGAGAGAATAATTAACAAGGATTTCCAGTTAGACGTCACGGTGATGTTAATTACCTCTGCGGTTGGTGTTGGGGTAAATCTAGT AATGGGGCTAAGTTTGCATCAACATGGTCATAGTCATGGTGGACATAGTCATCACGAACAAGATGAtcataaaacgaaaaagattacGGACGAAGAGAAGATATCTCACAAGGATGAAcacgatagaaaaaatattaacgttcGCGCTGCATTTATACATGTCATAGGCGATTTTATTCAAAGTATAGGCGTTTTTATCGCGGcattagttatttattttaaa ccAACATGGACCATAGTTGATCCTATCTGTACGTTCCTATTTTCAATATTAGTCATGCTCACGACAGTGGCAATCATCAAAGACGTTATGAACGTCCTCATGGAAGGAATGCCTAAAGGATTTGATTATTCTCAAGTAGAGAATACTTTCATGCAAATAGAAGGCGTTGTGAAAGTACATAATTTGAGGATTTGGGCTCTTTCACTCGACAAAACCGCTTTGTCAGCGCATTTAGCGATCA AACCTGGTACCAGCccacaaaatattttacgtacGGCCACGAGAAACATTCACGAAAGTTACAATTTCTTTGAGATGACGTTACAAATAGAAGAGTTCAACGAACGAATGGAAAATTGTGAACAGTGCAAAGCTTTATCACAATGA
- the LOC127070658 gene encoding zinc transporter 2 isoform X2, protein MHVRATKREAMRWQAFVVYLRSDKTTVYSRLFNDSKRTKFKDKAIYGYGTSIPPNNNESEEDISSKKVIFCVHGKLSGCCTVVKGIDENVTMDYQQNSSILPEDHCHRERNGEVDKKARKKLLLASGLCVLFMIAEIIGGVLSNSLAIATDAAHLLTDFASFMISLFSIWVAGRPATRKMPFGWYRAEVIGALTSVLLIWVVTGILFYLAVERIINKDFQLDVTVMLITSAVGVGVNLVMGLSLHQHGHSHGGHSHHEQDDHKTKKITDEEKISHKDEHDRKNINVRAAFIHVIGDFIQSIGVFIAALVIYFKPTWTIVDPICTFLFSILVMLTTVAIIKDVMNVLMEGMPKGFDYSQVENTFMQIEGVVKVHNLRIWALSLDKTALSAHLAIKPGTSPQNILRTATRNIHESYNFFEMTLQIEEFNERMENCEQCKALSQ, encoded by the exons GTTTAAAGATAAAGCTATCTATGGTTATGGAACAAGCATACCtcctaataataatgaatccGAAGAGGATATATCATCGAAGAAAGTGATATTTTGCGTTCATGGAAAATTATCGGGTTGTTGTACCGTTGTTAAAGGAATCGATGAAAATGTAACGATGGATTATCAACAAAATTCATCGA TTTTACCAGAGGATCATTGTcatcgagaaagaaatgggGAAGTTGATAAGAAAGCTCGGAAAAAGCTTTTACTTGCGAGTGGTCTTTGTGTTCTCTTCATGATAGCTGAAATAATtg GTGGTGTTCTCTCAAACAGTTTGGCCATAGCTACAGACGCAGCACACTTGCTAACTGATTTCGCATCATTCATGATTTCTCTATTCTCAATCTGGGTCGCAGGAAGGCCTGCAACAAGGAAAATGCCATTCGGTTGGTATCGTGCGGAA GTGATCGGTGCATTAACGTCGGTACTATTGATATGGGTTGTCACAGGGATTCTATTCTATCTTGCTGTAGAGAGAATAATTAACAAGGATTTCCAGTTAGACGTCACGGTGATGTTAATTACCTCTGCGGTTGGTGTTGGGGTAAATCTAGT AATGGGGCTAAGTTTGCATCAACATGGTCATAGTCATGGTGGACATAGTCATCACGAACAAGATGAtcataaaacgaaaaagattacGGACGAAGAGAAGATATCTCACAAGGATGAAcacgatagaaaaaatattaacgttcGCGCTGCATTTATACATGTCATAGGCGATTTTATTCAAAGTATAGGCGTTTTTATCGCGGcattagttatttattttaaa ccAACATGGACCATAGTTGATCCTATCTGTACGTTCCTATTTTCAATATTAGTCATGCTCACGACAGTGGCAATCATCAAAGACGTTATGAACGTCCTCATGGAAGGAATGCCTAAAGGATTTGATTATTCTCAAGTAGAGAATACTTTCATGCAAATAGAAGGCGTTGTGAAAGTACATAATTTGAGGATTTGGGCTCTTTCACTCGACAAAACCGCTTTGTCAGCGCATTTAGCGATCA AACCTGGTACCAGCccacaaaatattttacgtacGGCCACGAGAAACATTCACGAAAGTTACAATTTCTTTGAGATGACGTTACAAATAGAAGAGTTCAACGAACGAATGGAAAATTGTGAACAGTGCAAAGCTTTATCACAATGA
- the LOC127070658 gene encoding zinc transporter 2 isoform X1 — MHVRATKREAMRWQAFVVYLRSDKTTVYSRLFNDSKRTKSVSGFKDKAIYGYGTSIPPNNNESEEDISSKKVIFCVHGKLSGCCTVVKGIDENVTMDYQQNSSILPEDHCHRERNGEVDKKARKKLLLASGLCVLFMIAEIIGGVLSNSLAIATDAAHLLTDFASFMISLFSIWVAGRPATRKMPFGWYRAEVIGALTSVLLIWVVTGILFYLAVERIINKDFQLDVTVMLITSAVGVGVNLVMGLSLHQHGHSHGGHSHHEQDDHKTKKITDEEKISHKDEHDRKNINVRAAFIHVIGDFIQSIGVFIAALVIYFKPTWTIVDPICTFLFSILVMLTTVAIIKDVMNVLMEGMPKGFDYSQVENTFMQIEGVVKVHNLRIWALSLDKTALSAHLAIKPGTSPQNILRTATRNIHESYNFFEMTLQIEEFNERMENCEQCKALSQ; from the exons GTTTAAAGATAAAGCTATCTATGGTTATGGAACAAGCATACCtcctaataataatgaatccGAAGAGGATATATCATCGAAGAAAGTGATATTTTGCGTTCATGGAAAATTATCGGGTTGTTGTACCGTTGTTAAAGGAATCGATGAAAATGTAACGATGGATTATCAACAAAATTCATCGA TTTTACCAGAGGATCATTGTcatcgagaaagaaatgggGAAGTTGATAAGAAAGCTCGGAAAAAGCTTTTACTTGCGAGTGGTCTTTGTGTTCTCTTCATGATAGCTGAAATAATtg GTGGTGTTCTCTCAAACAGTTTGGCCATAGCTACAGACGCAGCACACTTGCTAACTGATTTCGCATCATTCATGATTTCTCTATTCTCAATCTGGGTCGCAGGAAGGCCTGCAACAAGGAAAATGCCATTCGGTTGGTATCGTGCGGAA GTGATCGGTGCATTAACGTCGGTACTATTGATATGGGTTGTCACAGGGATTCTATTCTATCTTGCTGTAGAGAGAATAATTAACAAGGATTTCCAGTTAGACGTCACGGTGATGTTAATTACCTCTGCGGTTGGTGTTGGGGTAAATCTAGT AATGGGGCTAAGTTTGCATCAACATGGTCATAGTCATGGTGGACATAGTCATCACGAACAAGATGAtcataaaacgaaaaagattacGGACGAAGAGAAGATATCTCACAAGGATGAAcacgatagaaaaaatattaacgttcGCGCTGCATTTATACATGTCATAGGCGATTTTATTCAAAGTATAGGCGTTTTTATCGCGGcattagttatttattttaaa ccAACATGGACCATAGTTGATCCTATCTGTACGTTCCTATTTTCAATATTAGTCATGCTCACGACAGTGGCAATCATCAAAGACGTTATGAACGTCCTCATGGAAGGAATGCCTAAAGGATTTGATTATTCTCAAGTAGAGAATACTTTCATGCAAATAGAAGGCGTTGTGAAAGTACATAATTTGAGGATTTGGGCTCTTTCACTCGACAAAACCGCTTTGTCAGCGCATTTAGCGATCA AACCTGGTACCAGCccacaaaatattttacgtacGGCCACGAGAAACATTCACGAAAGTTACAATTTCTTTGAGATGACGTTACAAATAGAAGAGTTCAACGAACGAATGGAAAATTGTGAACAGTGCAAAGCTTTATCACAATGA